A segment of the Acidobacteriota bacterium genome:
GGCTGCCGGTGTCGGCAGCACGAGCCAGAATGGAACGAGCTGGAGCACCGCCACCGCCTTTCTCGACTATGACCGGGATGGCCATCTGGACCTCTTCGTCGGCAACTTCCTGGACTTCACCGTCGAAACCCACCGCCGGTGCACCGCCGAGACCAGTGCCCCGGACTATTGCAGCCCGACGGTGTACTCGCCGGTGCCGGACCGGCTGTTCCGAGGCCGCGGCGACGGCACCTTCGAGGACGTCACCGAAGCCGCCGGTCTCGGCGCCGCCTTCGGCAATTGCCTCGGGGTGGTGACGGGAGATTTGAACGGCGACGGCTGGCAGGATCTCTACGTGGCCAACGACAGCACTCCCAACCAGATGTGGATCAACAACGGCGACGGCACCTTCAGCGATCAGGCCCTGCTCAGCGGCAACGCCTACAACCGCGAGGGCAAGGCGGAAGCGAGCATGGGCGTCTCCGCCGCCGATCCCGACGGCGACGGCGATCTGGACCTCTTCATGACCCACCTCAACAGCGAGACCAACACCTTCTACCTCAACACCGGCGACGGCCTCTTCGAGGATCGCAGCCTGGAGCAGGGGCTGGCGGCACCGAGCCTCCCCTACACCTCCTTCGGCACCCTGTGGATGGACTACGACAACGACAGCTGGCTCGATCTGCTGGTGCTCAACGGCGAGGTGAAGAAAATCTGGAGTCAGGACGCCGCCGGCGATCCCCTGCCGCTGAAGCAGCCGGATCAACTCTTCCGCAACGTTCAGGGGACCTACCAGGACGTCAGCGACCTCGCCGGTCCGGCCCTCACCGAGCCGTCGGTGAGCCGCGCCGGGGTCTTCGGCGACATCGACAACGACGGGGATCTGGACGTGGTGGTAACGCTGAACAACGGCCCGGTGAAGCTCTTGCTCAACCGGGCCACCGAGACCGAGGAAGCCCGGGACAACCGTTGGCTGGGCTTGCGGCTGGTCGATGCCGAAGGCAGCGTTCTGGGCGCCCAGGTCTCGGTACAGCTTCCCCCTGCCAGGGAGCTGGCGGGTCGGCAGCTCGTGCGACGGGTGCGGGTCGACGGCAGCTACCTCGCCGCCCACGATCCGCGGGTCCTGGTCGGTCTGGGAGAGATCGAAGCCGAGACGGTGACCGTCACCGTGCGCTGGCCCGACGGCACCCGCGAAGTCTGGCAGGACCTACCGCTGGAGGCCTATTCCACCCTCCGCCGCGGCGGTGGTAGCCTCGCCGCGTCATGAGTCACCGCGTCATGAGTCACCGCGTCATGAGACACCGGATCCTGAGTCACAGCGCCATGAATCATCCTTTCCCTCTTGCAGGCTTCCTACCCGCTCTTCGGCGATGGACCGCCGGTGCCTTCCTCATGCTCCTGAGCGCTCTGCTGAGCGCCTGCGGGGCAGCGGACGAAGACGCCGCAACGACGGGAGCCGCCGCCAGCCCCGAGACCCCGGCGGCGGAAGCCGAGATCCAGGAGATTCCGGAGCCTGACCTTTCCGGCCTCGATCCACTGGTGGCGGAGCGCATCCGGGAACGCCGGCGCTGGCAACGGGCGGTGGACGCCGCCCCCGACGCCCTAGCGCCGCAGCAGGCGGAAGCCCTGGGAGAGCTGGGCAACCTCTACCACGCCTATCGCCTGCTGCCGTCCGCCCAGGCGGCCTACGAGAACGCCCAGCGGCTGGCAACGGAAGATCCCCGCTGGCCGTATTTCCTCGGTCATCTGCACCGCACCGCCAACCGCGACGACCAGGCCTTGGAGGCCTTCCAGCGCTCCCTCGAGCTCCGCCCGGACCACGTCGCCGCCCAGGTGCGCATGGGCGAGGTGCTGCTGGACCAGAACCGTCCCGAAGAAGCGGCGACACGCTTCGAAAAAGCTCTGGAGCTCGATCCCGAAAACGCCGCCGCGCTCTTCGGCCTCGGCCAGATCGCCGCCGGCCGCGGCGAAACCCCGCAAGCGGTGGAACGCTTCCGGCGAGTGTTGGAGCTGAATCCGGAAGCCACCTCGGTGCACTACCCGCTGGGACTCGCCTACCGCCAGCTGGGGGACGAGGCTGCGGCGGAAGAGCAGCTGAGCCGCCGGGGAGAGGGCGAGGTGAGCCTGCAGGATCCACTCATGGAGCGGCTTCTGCTGCTCTCCGAAGGCTACCGAGCGCTGCAAAAGGAAGGCGGCGAGGCCTTCAACGCCGGCCGCATGGAAGACGCCGAACGCGCCTTCCGCACCGCCGTCGCCGCCGACCCGCTGGCCTCCACCGCGCGGGTCAATCTGGCCTCGGTGCTGCTACGCCGGGACAAACCGGAGGAAGCCATCCAGCAGCTGCAGATCGCCCAGCGGTTGAATCCGGAACACCTGGAAGCCAGCCGCCAGCTGGCGGCGCTGCTGCTGGAACAGGGCCGGCGGCGGGAAGCGGTGCCGGCCCTGCGCACCATGGTCCGCCATCAGCCCGACGATGCGTCCCTGCGCCTGACCCTGGCCCTGGGCCTCGAAGAATCCGGAGAGTTCGAGCAAGCCCTGGCGGAATACCGGCAGGTCCTGCAAGCCGAGCCGCGGCGCCTCGCTGCTCTGCTGGGGCGAGCTTCAGCGCAGCTCCAGCTGGAGCGCTATGCCGAAGCCCGCAGTGGCTTGGAGCAAGCGCTGGCAGCCAGTCGCGCCGAAACCGGGCGCCCCAGCGGCGAGCTGGCCAACGCCCTCGCCCGAGTGCTGGCGACGGTGCCGGAGGACTCGGTGCGGGACGGCCAGCAGGCGCTGGAGATCGCCAACGGCCTGTTCAACGCCCGCCCCGACGCCGAGCACGCCGAAACTCTGGCCATGGCCCTGGCGGAGACCGGAGATTTCCAAAACGCCATCCAGCTCCAACAGAGCCTGGCGGCCAAGGCCCGAGAGGCCGGGGCAGAAGAGCTGGCGACCTACTATCGGCAAACGCTGCAGCGCTATCGCCAGGGTCAACCCTCCCGGGCTCCCTGGAAGCGGGAAGCGCCGGCCTCGGCTCAGCCCCAGCAGCCAGCCGCACCGCCGCCGCCGTCACCCTTTGGCGGCTTTCCCAAGACTCCCTGATGCACTACTGATTTCATCTACGACTCACTTCGCTGAACTCATACGCTAGCGAGCGGCCACCCAGGCCGTAGCGGGAGACCTTCATGAGCAACAAAACCTGCGCCATCGTCGGCGCCTCCAATCGACGGGATAAATTCGGCAACAAGAGCTTGCGGGCCCACGAGCACGCTGGCTACACCGTCTACCCCATCAATCTGAACCCTCGGGAGAGCGAAATCGAGGGACATCGCGCTTACCAAAAGCTCGACCAGGTGCCCAAGCCCCTCGACCGCATCACCCTCTATCTGCCGCCGCCGGTGCTGCTGGAAATGATCGACGAGATCGCCGAAGCCGACGCCAAGGAGGTGTGGTTCAACCCCGGCACCGACTCTCCGGAAGTGCTGGCCGCTGCGAAAGAGGCAGGGATTCCGGTGGTTCAGGGCTGCTCCATCGTCGATCTCGGGCTCTCGCCTTCGCAGTTCCCTTGAGTACTAGGCGCTGTCGGCGCCGTCAGGACCGATGACCTCGGCGGCGCTGACCACGTAGCGCAGCGGACCACCGGGAACCACCGCGTCGAAGGGATAGCAGGTGATCAGGCTTAGCCGCCTCTCGCCGAGATCCACCAGGACCCCGGTGTCCCGGTGATCCACCACCTCCCGGTGATCCACCCGATAGCGCCGCAGCTCTCCGCGGCGAGTCTCTACCACCAGCTCGTCCCCCGGCCGTAGCCGCTGGAGAAATGCCAGGTGAGTATCCCGATGGCCGCCGACCGCGGCATGCCCCGCCTCCCCCGGTAAAGCCGTGCCGGCCACGTGCCCCGGACCGAAGGCGAGGGTACGCCCGGAGCTGCCGGCGAGAACGATGCGCCGCACCCCCAGCCGCGGAACCTCGAGACGGGCCACCGGATAGGTGTCGGCCCAGGGCCAGGGCACGAACTCTGCCGTGCGCCCGACTTCTATTGCGCTCTCGGCCTCTATCGAGGCCCCGGCCTCCACCGTTCGTTCCCAGGCCCGAGCCAATAGCACCTGGGCCAGGCCGGCCTTGGCGTAGAGCCACCCACCTCGCCCCCACAGCGCCAGCGCCAGCAGCAGCGCCAACCCGGCGATCCAGCGACGGCGGGACTGGGGCTGGAGTCGGGCCTTCCTCATCTCGGCCTCTCTCCAGCGCCGCGCCGCCGCGGCCAGGCCCACAGCCCCACCAGGGTCAGGAAGAACGCCAGCAGCAAGTCCAGGCGACCAGCGGTAGCGCCCTGAGGCAACGCCCCCGGGGGCCTCGGCAGAGCCTGGTTCTGCGGCAGATGCTCGCGACTCCAGCCCCTGGGCAACTCGGTGGGCACGGCCTCCTGGTCCAGCGACTCCGTGGCCGGTCGCACCGGGGTCACGTCCACCGCCACCAAGCTCGTGTATTTGGACACCAGGTGGTGCCGCAGGGCCACCTCCACCACCTGCCGGCGCACCTCGTCCTCCGGCAAGGCTCGGCGCGCCTTCTGATCCATCAGATGAGCGATCTTGCGCCGGGCCCACAGCTGGCTCACGCCCGCGCGGTCCGCTCCGCCGCCGAGATCGAGCACCACCGACCACGGCTGGCCGCCCCGCTGTCCCGTCACCTCCACCTCTCCCGCCAGCTGATCCAACCGCGCCGCCAGCACCACCGGTTCACCGCTGTAGAGATCCGGCAGCCGCTGCGGCCACGTCTCCACCTCGGCAGTGCCCGCAACACCGCCCGCCGCCGGGGGCCAGCGGACCGCCAGATCCGTCAACTGCGGCGATTCAATTTTTTGGAACAGCTCTTCCATCCGCTCCTCCACCTCGTCCGGCTTGCCGATGTAGGTGAAGGTCCCGCGGCCGAAGCGGGCGGCACGCTCCATGAAATGAGCGTTGGGCGCCGAGCCGATGCCGACAGTGAACAGCCGCCGATCCCCTAGCGAGCTCTCGATGAATCCGAAGAGCTCTTCCTCATTGCCCACCGCCCCGTCGGTGATGAAGATCACCTGCCGCAAGCGCTGGACGCCGTCGTCGCTCTCCAGAGACGGTCCCGTCAGAGCCGCCTGCAGGGCGGTCAGGATCTGGGTGCCGCCGTTGGCGTCGAGTCCGGCGAGCAGCGCCCGCGCCCGTTCCAAATTCGCCGGCGTCACCGCCACCGTGCCGCCGAAGAGGGGATAGGCGCGGTTGTTGAAGGCGATGATCTCGAAGCGGTCCTCGGGCCGCAGGCGTTGGAGGGCACTGGCCAGGGCTTGCCGCGCCTGGACGATGGACGAGCCGTTCATCGAGCCCGAGGTGTCGATGACCAGCACCGTCTCCCGCGGCAGACGCCGCGCCGCGCCGGCCTCCGGAGGCATCACCATCAGCAGAGCGTAGGCCTCGTCTCCGAATGCCTCCGAGACCAGGGCCTCCGAGACCAGGACCTCCGAGAAGAGCGCCGCCTGGGGCTCCTCCCCCAAGGCCGGCCGCCAGCGTAGCTCGAAGTCCCGATCCGCCAGGGCCTCACCGCCCTGGAGGGTCACCCGATAGCGGGCTGGGCTGGGCTCCTGGATGTAGATCGGGTGATAGGAGCTCTCGAGGCTCGCCAGCTCGAAGCCGGGGTCCATCTCGATCTCGAGCTGCAAGCGGTTGGGCTGGCCTTCACCCTCCCCGCGCACCGGCGGGGTGATGCGCGCCGCATCCGGCACCGCCGAGCTGACACGTCTTCCCGAGGCACCGCCCCCGGGGATGAAGCGCGGCGCCACCACCATGGGAAAGCGTAGCTGGAAACCACCGCCGTCATAGGCCAGCACCTGCTGGTACTCGATGACCACCTCGATGGCCTCCTGGGGGCCGATATTCGCTACCGAGGTGGTGAAGAGGTTGGGGCGTTCCTGCTCCACCAGCGACGCCCTCCGGCCCTCCCGCCGCGCCTGCTGGTAGGTGCGCCGGGCCTGCTGACGCTCCTGGATCTGCCCTTCGATGACCCGCTCCCCCACCACCATGCGCAGGCGGTCGACGGCACCGCCGGTGGGCAGGGGAAAGACGTAGACCGCCTCCTGCCAGCGATCCGAGGTATTGAAGAAGCGTTGGGTCACCCGCCCGCGCACCAGCGGGCCGGTGACCTGCAGATGCACCCGCGTCGCCAGCGCCGGCGCCTCGCGGTAGCGGCCAGGAGTCTCGGTGGGCAGCAGCAATCCGCCTCGGGCGGTCTCCAGAGTGACCAGGCTCGCCTCTTCGACTTCAGCAGCTCCCGCCCCGGCCCCCTGCCATGGATCCGGCGCCCCCACCTCCACACCCGCCTCGGCCGCTCCCAGGGATTCTCCGCCTCGACTGGCCGTCTCCTGGTCCCAACTGGCCATCTCCTGGCCCCAACTGGAGCTCATCAGCCCCAGCGCCAGAGCCCACATCAGGAGCCACGCCAGCCAGATCGGCCTCAAGCTCCGGCCTTCGTTCGCGGTCTTCGTTTCCATGGTCGCCTCCCTTCCGATGGGTGCCAAGCTCTGCCGGGATGGCTCACCCCGGCGCTCCCTCGCACGACCATTGGAGCGCCGCGCCGTGCCGCGCCTCCGGCATCGGCGGGGCATCTGAAGGCAGAAATATGGCGAGGCGATGGCGGGGCCCCGAGGCCCGCGGGAATAGACTAGAGTTCTGCCATGGAAACTTCTGTCAGCTATTCCATCGCCGTCGTCGACGATGAATCCAATATTTGCGAGACCGTCGGCTTCGCCCTCCAA
Coding sequences within it:
- a CDS encoding CoA-binding protein; amino-acid sequence: MSNKTCAIVGASNRRDKFGNKSLRAHEHAGYTVYPINLNPRESEIEGHRAYQKLDQVPKPLDRITLYLPPPVLLEMIDEIAEADAKEVWFNPGTDSPEVLAAAKEAGIPVVQGCSIVDLGLSPSQFP
- a CDS encoding class GN sortase, translated to MRKARLQPQSRRRWIAGLALLLALALWGRGGWLYAKAGLAQVLLARAWERTVEAGASIEAESAIEVGRTAEFVPWPWADTYPVARLEVPRLGVRRIVLAGSSGRTLAFGPGHVAGTALPGEAGHAAVGGHRDTHLAFLQRLRPGDELVVETRRGELRRYRVDHREVVDHRDTGVLVDLGERRLSLITCYPFDAVVPGGPLRYVVSAAEVIGPDGADSA
- a CDS encoding tetratricopeptide repeat protein; this translates as MRHRILSHSAMNHPFPLAGFLPALRRWTAGAFLMLLSALLSACGAADEDAATTGAAASPETPAAEAEIQEIPEPDLSGLDPLVAERIRERRRWQRAVDAAPDALAPQQAEALGELGNLYHAYRLLPSAQAAYENAQRLATEDPRWPYFLGHLHRTANRDDQALEAFQRSLELRPDHVAAQVRMGEVLLDQNRPEEAATRFEKALELDPENAAALFGLGQIAAGRGETPQAVERFRRVLELNPEATSVHYPLGLAYRQLGDEAAAEEQLSRRGEGEVSLQDPLMERLLLLSEGYRALQKEGGEAFNAGRMEDAERAFRTAVAADPLASTARVNLASVLLRRDKPEEAIQQLQIAQRLNPEHLEASRQLAALLLEQGRRREAVPALRTMVRHQPDDASLRLTLALGLEESGEFEQALAEYRQVLQAEPRRLAALLGRASAQLQLERYAEARSGLEQALAASRAETGRPSGELANALARVLATVPEDSVRDGQQALEIANGLFNARPDAEHAETLAMALAETGDFQNAIQLQQSLAAKAREAGAEELATYYRQTLQRYRQGQPSRAPWKREAPASAQPQQPAAPPPPSPFGGFPKTP
- a CDS encoding marine proteobacterial sortase target protein; this translates as METKTANEGRSLRPIWLAWLLMWALALGLMSSSWGQEMASWDQETASRGGESLGAAEAGVEVGAPDPWQGAGAGAAEVEEASLVTLETARGGLLLPTETPGRYREAPALATRVHLQVTGPLVRGRVTQRFFNTSDRWQEAVYVFPLPTGGAVDRLRMVVGERVIEGQIQERQQARRTYQQARREGRRASLVEQERPNLFTTSVANIGPQEAIEVVIEYQQVLAYDGGGFQLRFPMVVAPRFIPGGGASGRRVSSAVPDAARITPPVRGEGEGQPNRLQLEIEMDPGFELASLESSYHPIYIQEPSPARYRVTLQGGEALADRDFELRWRPALGEEPQAALFSEVLVSEALVSEAFGDEAYALLMVMPPEAGAARRLPRETVLVIDTSGSMNGSSIVQARQALASALQRLRPEDRFEIIAFNNRAYPLFGGTVAVTPANLERARALLAGLDANGGTQILTALQAALTGPSLESDDGVQRLRQVIFITDGAVGNEEELFGFIESSLGDRRLFTVGIGSAPNAHFMERAARFGRGTFTYIGKPDEVEERMEELFQKIESPQLTDLAVRWPPAAGGVAGTAEVETWPQRLPDLYSGEPVVLAARLDQLAGEVEVTGQRGGQPWSVVLDLGGGADRAGVSQLWARRKIAHLMDQKARRALPEDEVRRQVVEVALRHHLVSKYTSLVAVDVTPVRPATESLDQEAVPTELPRGWSREHLPQNQALPRPPGALPQGATAGRLDLLLAFFLTLVGLWAWPRRRGAGERPR
- a CDS encoding CRTAC1 family protein, giving the protein MNAFRRLPSPVSAILFACAFWATACGEESTKTPSADDRQPPTESEAAESPLFENVARQAGLDFVHVNGMSGELYILEVMGSGAALFDYDGDGDLDLYLVQGHALPPLTREHPPLSDRLFRNDLRNGEPRFVDVTEEAGIEATGYGMGVASGDVDGDGHRDLFVTNYGANQLWRNRGDGTFVDITEAAGVGSTSQNGTSWSTATAFLDYDRDGHLDLFVGNFLDFTVETHRRCTAETSAPDYCSPTVYSPVPDRLFRGRGDGTFEDVTEAAGLGAAFGNCLGVVTGDLNGDGWQDLYVANDSTPNQMWINNGDGTFSDQALLSGNAYNREGKAEASMGVSAADPDGDGDLDLFMTHLNSETNTFYLNTGDGLFEDRSLEQGLAAPSLPYTSFGTLWMDYDNDSWLDLLVLNGEVKKIWSQDAAGDPLPLKQPDQLFRNVQGTYQDVSDLAGPALTEPSVSRAGVFGDIDNDGDLDVVVTLNNGPVKLLLNRATETEEARDNRWLGLRLVDAEGSVLGAQVSVQLPPARELAGRQLVRRVRVDGSYLAAHDPRVLVGLGEIEAETVTVTVRWPDGTREVWQDLPLEAYSTLRRGGGSLAAS